In Anas acuta chromosome 5, bAnaAcu1.1, whole genome shotgun sequence, a single window of DNA contains:
- the TESMIN gene encoding tesmin produces MENQILLDIRSVIDGGLVTDIFSQNTPLISENFNLETAVINNQFEEGLSSTQGNHLCTVNAGETLLDHFKYPSTVENQNAIAKVEIYPHGNNSCGNEDLGNYKELNLPEEDEHTCSPYLPSDGVHFLSSVMTQHKNCSVPNSSVFSSEGTVDQNVRTVPAFRPLIPPVAGENNCICYDQYKGIQTSPMQSKNLPDCLNESSSGICGLPQTNASAYDEIVICQLEGGTQILCIHNCATQELKPVYLLPQYQDQHNYLQSDVGNSVTAVLGQYLPVSGKLDLNEQEFEHGSLQSAASTATFQPESNLQVKVPSAGYCDCFANGDFCCNCNCNNCYNNPLHETERFKAIKVCLDRNPEAFLPKIGQTKLGEVKPHHNKGCNCRRSGCLKNYCECFEAKIMCSSICKCIGCKNYEESPDKNPQLTALNYMDIGSNEGNNPVLTSAMEIIPKLEKDRLRYLSWEEVKATCTCLMVQAEEAEKRGYSDCLGERMIMEEFGRCLSQILHA; encoded by the exons ATGGAGAATCAGATATTGCTCGATATAAGATCAGTTATAGATGGTGGACTTGTAACTGACATATTTAGTCAAAATACTCctcttatttctgaaaattttaatcTGGAAACTGCAGTAATAAATAATCAATTTGAAGAAGGATTGTCATCTACTCAAGGCAATCATTTATGCACTGTAAATGCGGGAGAGACTCTGTTGGATCACTTTAAGTATCCTTCTACTGTGGAAAATCAGAATGCAATAGCAAAAGTTGAAATATATCCACATGGAAACAACAGCTGTGGCAATGAAGATCTTGGAAATTACAAGGAATTAAATCTTCCAGAAGAAGATGAACATACATGTTCACCTTATCTGCCTTCAGATGGtgtccattttctttcttctgtcatgACACAGCATAAAAATTGCAGTGTTCCAAATTCAAGCGTTTTCTCTTCGGAAGGAACAGTCGATCAAAATGTCAGAACTGTACCA GCGTTTAGACCATTAATACCTCCAGTTGCAGGTGAGAATAACTGTATTTGTTATGACCAATATAAGGGAATCCAAACCAGCCCCATGCAGTCAAAAAACTTGCCAGATTGCTTAAATG AATCTTCCAGCGGTATTTGTGGCTTACCTCAGACTAATGCTTCTGCCTATGATGAAATA GTAATCTGTCAGTTGGAAGGAGGTACTCAAATACTCTGCATACACAACTGTGCCACACAGGAACTAAAACCAGTTTATCTATTGCCCCAGTATCAAGACCAACATAATTATCTTCAATCTG ATGTGGGCAACTCTGTAACAGCTGTACTGGGGCAGTATTTGCCTGTTTCAGGCAAACTGGATCTGAATGAGCAAGAG TTTGAACATGGATCCTTACAATCGGCAGCTAGCACTGCCACATTCCAGCCAGAATCAAACCTGCAAGTGAAAGTGCCTTCAGCTGG ATATTGTGATTGCTTTGCCAATGGTGATTTTTGCTGCAATTGCAACTGCAATAATTGTTACAACAATCCACTTCATGAAACTGAACGATTTAAAGCCattaag gtCTGTCTCGATAGAAACCCAGAAGCTTTCCTACCAAAGATTGGGCAAACAAAACTGGGAGAAGTTAAACCTCACCATAACAAAGGATGCAATTGCAGGCGTTCAGGATGTCTCAAGAATTATTGTGAGTGCTTTGAG GCTAAAATTATGTGTTCCTCTATTTGTAAATGCATTGGTTGCAAAAATTATGAAGAAAGTCCAGATAAAAATCCACAGCTGACTGCACTAAACTACATGGACATAGGAAGTAATGAAGGAAATAACCCAGTTTTAACATCAGCAATGGAAATAATACCAAAATTGGAGAAAGACAG aCTGAGATATCTATCTTGGGAAGAAGTGAAAGCAACATGTACTTGTCTCATGGTGCAAGCTGAAGAGGCAGAAAAACGAGGATACTCTGACTGTCTAGGTGAACGCATGATCATGGAGGAATTTGGGAGGTGTTTATCCCAGATTTTACATGCATAA